From uncultured Desulfobacter sp.:
TTTCATATAGTGACAACCAGCAACCATCAGCCGTTTACATACCCTGAAGGCAAAATTGATCTGGCGCCTGGAGAAGGCCGGGGCGGCAGTGGGCGGTTTGGCGGCGTAAAATATACGGATTATGCCCTGGGACAGTTAATGAATCAGGCAAAAAAACAGCCTTGGTTTGATGACACCGTATTTATTGTCGTGGCGGATCACTGCGCCGGCAGTGCCGGGAAAGTCGGCCTGCCCGTGAAAAAATACCATATCCCGCTGTTTATCTATTCGCCAAAGCATATCCGGTCCAGACAAATAGATACCCTGGCCAGCCAGATGGATCTGGCACCAACACTTCTGGCCCTATTAAATATCTCCTACCAGAGCTACTTTTTCGGAAAAGATATCCTTAGTTCTGATTTCAAAGGCCGTGCCCTGATCGCCAATTACCAGAAACTTGGGTTGTTGAAAAAAGATGAGTTGTTGTTTTTATCCCCGGGTAAACAGATTAACCGGGTTGCCCTTAATTATGAAAATCCGGTCCTTGAAAAGGTTTACATGGGCTATCCCGGAGTCAGCGATTTAATGGCATATTACCAGGGTGCAGATTACGTATTTACACATCGGCTGAACCGGTGGTCTTTGTCTTCGGGCCAAAGCCTTGTGTCCCAAAACCAACCATATTCCCCCAACCGGGATTCAGCCCTTAATACCAACGAAAATTAAACTTGTGTCCACAGTTTTATTCCGATGCAATATTTGTTATTGGTCTGATATCAGGTTATTCTTGAAAAGCATCACACCGTAAATGAAAGAAAATTGGGGATGAACATACTAATTGTTGACGATGATACAGGGCTTCTATCTCAGTTAAAAACCACCCTGCAAAGAAAGCATTATGGGGTAGATACCGCTGAAAATGGCGAGCAGGCCCTGGATAAGGTTTTTGATATCTCCTATAACCTTATCCTTTTAGATATCATGCTCCCCCGCATGGACGGCTTAAGTGTTCTCCAGGAAATCCGCAAATCCGGGATGGATATGCCCATACTGATGCTAACGGCACGAAGCGATGTTCAGGACAGGGTCAAAGGGCTGGATTACGGTGCTGATGACTATCTTGCAAAGCCCTTTTCCATGGCAGAACTCATGGCCCGGATCAGGGCAATGCTTCGAAGGAAAGGAAACAAGAACCCGATACTTGAAGTGGGGGCGGTTCGTCTGGATACGGTCAAACGAAGCGTCTTTGTGGATGGCGAACAGATCCATTTAACCGCCAAAGAATTTTCAATCCTTGAATTCCTTTTGCACAACAAGGGCAGCGTCGTTTCACGGTTCAATCTTGCCGAGCATATCTGGGGAGAGGAGTTTGATCCCTTTTCCATGTCCAATTACGTGGATGTCCATATTAAAAATCTTAGAAAAAAACTTACGGCACGCGAGGATAAACCTGTCATTAGAACCATCCGGGGCATCGGATTTATCATTGACGAACAGGTATGAAGATCCGCAAAAAAATAACCCTCTGGATTTCCGGGGCGGCCCTTTTTTCCACCACGGTATTCTCATCTATTATTTTTTTTGAACTGATGCAGGAACCGTTCAAACTGATCGACAAGGAACTTTTTCATATGGCCACGGTTCTGGTCCAAAGGATAAAAGAAAACACTTTTTATCAAGGGAAGTTGGACCTGAACACTATGCCATATGATCCTAACGAATACTGGATTATGGCCAAAGATGATCAAGAAAAGGTGCTTTACCGATCAAAACTGACAGAATTTACCGATCTTTCCACGACGGCCGGAAAAGCCAAATTCCTGATCGAAAAACATATCCCAAGATCCCGCATCTGGTTGAAACAGGATCGCAATGATGACGTAATGTTCAGGGTAATAGTCGTTAAAAAAGAGATCAACGGCCGTTTTGTAGAAATTCGTATTGCAAAACCCATTGAAGACTTTGAGGAAGAATTAATCAGGCTTGGCATTACTATCGGAATCAGTCTTCTTCTTTGTGCTCTATTTATTTTTATTTTGAGCTATGCCTTGGCAGGCAGAATATTAAGGCCGATTTCAGCCATTATAAATCAATCCAGGGAGATCAGTGAAAAATCTCTGGACAAACGGATTCCCTTGGGTAAAACCAAAGATGAGCTCTATGAGTTGTCTGTTGCACTAAATAAAATGTTTGACAGAATCCAGCATTCTTTTCTCCGTCAGAAGGAATTTATAGGCAATGCGTCCCACGAATTAAAGAGCCCCATCACCCTCTTGATGCTGGCCCAGGAGGATATTCTGATTAGTGAAAATTTGTCTTCGTCGGCAGAAGAAAGCCTGATAAATCAGCTTGAAACAAGCCGTCGCATGAGCCATCTGGTTAAAAACCTGCTGGACCTTTCCAGAATGGAACAACAGAATATATTACATACAAAAAAAATGGATCTGTCCGAACTGATCAAAAGGGTTCTTGATGATTATGACGATGTGCTGGCTGAAAAACAGATTCATGTTCACAATCGGATTGCTACACCCTGTTCGATTATGGGTGATCCGGAAAAACTATTTCGCCTTTTTGTCAATCTCATTGATAATGCCATTCGATACAACCTGCCTGAAAAGGGCGTTATAGAAATCCGCCTGGTCCAATCCAGGACAACAGTCTGCATTGAAATTCTAAACGCCGGCCTTAAAATCCCGGAACACGACATTCCCCGCCTGTTTGAGCAGTTCTATCGTGTTGAAAAATCAAGATCCCAGGCCCTGGGGGGATCAGGACTTGGCCTGGCAATTGCCCGGAAAATTGTCAGTCTCCATAACGGCACAATTTTTATCCGTAATGCCCCGAACCAAATGATACAGACTATGGTTGAACTGCCGGCTGAACTTTAATAAATATTCCATAATGCATTGATCAGCCCGGTTTTCCTAAATCCTTCTATGACTTCAAGAATTCCCACGCTCCAGACAAACCACAGGGCACTGAATATATGAATCCGGTAAACGCCTGGATTGACTTCATAGGTTTCGGGTTCTTCAAATATTGAAATGTCCGGAAAAAATGCGGGGACATCGTGGGTATATTTTTCAAACACAGCGCCGAAAAGCGCTCGAAGTCTATTTTCTTCACTTTTTATTACAAAAGGATAATAGCATGAAAATAAAAAAATGAAGAGCGTGGGAAAAATAAGTGTTTCGGTGCAGAAACCAATCCCTATAACGCCAACCATACTGAAAAAGTAGAGCGGGTTTCTACATATAGAATAGGGCCCTTTGGTAATTAATTGTTTATCCTTGTATCCGGCTATATAAAGTGAACACCACATGCGGCCCAAGGAAGCGATGCCAACTAGGACGATGCCGATAAATAACAAAACAAAACTGAACATTTCATTGTTTATTTCCCACTGGCTTTTAGTGGTAACAATAAAAAATAAAACAAAAACAGCCACTATCCGGGAGATCAAAATTCTGTATTTTTCAATATTCAAAAGCATTTTAAAATTTAATCCTAATCCATTAATGTGTCATTATTTCATATACTCATAAAATTTTCGTATTTTTTAAATTAGATTCTAAAACAAAAACTATGAAGAAATTATGAAGAGAATAAGATAATATGAAATAAATCGGCTTGCCTTGAATGCGGCGGACTGAAAAAGTTTCTTAACCCATTGAATTACAACAAAAACAACAGACAAACATCATGAAAAATGACATTTTTATACATAACGGCATCCTTTTAACCATGGAAGATGGACTCCCCGTGATTGAAAACGGTTTCGTCCATATTAAACAGGGCAAAATTGCGGATTGCGGGCCCGCAGTCCCCGGGCAGGTAAGAAATCTGACCCAAAACGGTGCAAGGCAGATTGATGCCTGCGGCGGAATTATTATGCCCGGACTTGTGAACGGGCACACCCATACACCCATGTCCATGTTCCGGGGGCTGGCCGATGACCTGCCCCTGGATGTCTGGCTCAATGAGCATATTTTCCCTGCCGAGACAAGGGACATAAACCCGGAATCCGTAGCACAATGGACGACCCACTCCTGCCGGGAGATGCTGGCTGGCGGCATCACCACATGCTGCGACGGTTATTTCCTGGAAAGCCATGCGGCAAAGGCCATGGCAGACAGCGGTATCCGGGCCGTGGCCGGCCAGGGCGTGATTGACTTCCCTGCCCCGGGTGTCCCTGATCCGTCCAACAATATTGGTCATGCCAAAGACTTTATCGAAAAAACCGGCAACCTGTCTCCGAGAATATCCCCATCTATTTTCTGTCATTCACCCTACACGTGTTCAAAACAGACCCTTGTGGCGGGAAAAAACCTTGCCCGGGACAAGGGGGTCCTGTTCCAGATCCATACGGCAGAGACCCGGGCCGAGCCGGGTATGATCAAAGAAAATACAGGCCTGTCCGTGATCGCCTATCTGGACAGCCTGGGCATCCTTGATCCGGACACCCTTTTAATCCACTGCGTATGGCTGGATGAAAACGACATTGGAATTATTGCCAAACGTGGATGCGGGGTAATCCACTGCCCGGAATCCAATATGAAACTGGCATCCGGGGTGGCACCGGTGCCGGACATGGTGACATCCGGTCTGACCGTGGGCCTTGGCACGGACGGATGCGCGTCCAACAACGACCAGGATATGTTTTCTGAAATGGACACGGCGGCCAAACTGCATAAGGCGGTGCGCCTGGACCCCTGCGTCATGGATGCGCGTACCTGTTTGAAAATGGCCACCATTGACGGGGCAAAGGCCCTGGGGCTGGGTGATATCACGGGCTCCATACGCCCGGGAAAGGCTGCGGACATCATTGTGGTGGACACAACCGGTCTTCACATGACCCCCATGCATGACCCCTACTCAGGTCTGGTATACGCCGCAAGGGCTTCGGATGTCTTCTGGGTGATGGTAGACGGCAAAGTGCGCTTTAACACTTGATGATCGAGTAACAGGCTCTAAAAAAGCCCGCCTGTCAATCCCTTGGGGGACAGACAGGCGGGCCGGATAATATAGAGAATCAGAATCAGTTTCAATATGAGAGCATCAGCATCAGTATCAACTATTATCCAAAAATTTACTGCTTCTATATTATCGAAAGATATTCAAGTCAATAAAAAAATTATGAATGATTTAAAAAATATTAACGTTTCAGGCAAAGTTCAAAGGATAAGCAATCATGCTCAGCATTATGTCCCCGTCTAAGACCATGGATCTTAATTGCAGATCCTGCGTTCTTCAAACCCATCCCCATTTCATCTCCGAGGCCCGGGAGCTTTCAGCCCGGCTAAAAAAGTTATCTCCGGCAGACCTGGAAGAATTAATGAAAATCAGCCCCAGGATAGCAGCCTTGACCCACAAAAGGTTCCAAGCCTTTTCCGGAAACACGGTGAATGACCTTGCCCGCCAGGCGCTTCTGGTATACAAAGGAGATGCGTTTCAAGGACTGGACATTGACCGTTACGAAGATCAGGATTTTGAATTTACCCAGAAACATATACGAATATTATCAGGGCCTTACGGCCTTCTACGCCCCATGGACCTCATTGAACCCCACCGCCTGGAAATCGCCACCCGGCTTTCAGGCCCCTGGGGGAAAAATTTATATGAATTCTGGACAGACCGGATTACCCAAAGACTCAACACTGAGCTGGAAGAATCAGACGGCGCTCCTGTCCTTGTCAACCTGGCCTCCAACGAGTACTTTAAGGCACTTCAACGCAAAAACCTGAAAGCGGCGCTTATCACTATCCAGTTCAAGGAAAAAAAAGAAAACGGTTTTAAGGTTATTGCCATACATGCCAAAAGGGCCCGGGGGCTTTTGGCCGACTTCATCATCCGGGAAAAAATCATTAAACCTGAACCGCTGAAAGAATTTGCCTGCAATGGATATGCATTCAACCCGGAGCTTTCAACATCAGAAACCTGGTTATTTTCCAGGGAATGAATAAAAAATCACAATATTGATAATATTTCAGGGCCCGTTACCAGGGCTATCTGGACCGGCTTGACCCAATTGGTCACCCACCGGGTGACCAATTCAGATATGAATTGACCTTTAAAAAATCCGTATTATTTTTAGGGTATTAATCAAGCATTTCACTTATAAAGGAGGGATGCGGCATGGGAAAAAAACTTAAGGCCTGTAAGGCGTGTAAAAAGAAAAAAGAGCATTTGCGAAAATCTTCTGATGCATCGAAAGCATTTGTCTGTAAAAATTGTGGTGCATCATCAACTGAAGCTAAAATGGTTTGTAAACCTGTAATGAAAGAATTGATGTATTCATGCCAAAAATGCAAACGATTATCAAATAAACCCAAACGGTTGTGCAAGCCTGATAAAATTGCATAAGACTTATTTTACAATCATTTCTATCCCCATTTTTCGTTGCACCCCAGGGCTCATGTTTAAACATGAGCCCTGGGGCGTTGAAACAACTCCTCTTTTATAAAATTCCTGCATCCGTAGTTCAAGCACCGTGCCCCATTCCCAGAGTTTTTACCACAAGGATCAAGGGGCGGCGTTGGCGCGATTGAAACAATATAGGTTCAATGGTATTGTGAATTTACAGATGAGCGGGAATTTTGTGTCCAAACAAGTACCGTCTGCTGGTCTTGTCGTTCCCTGCGGGTCAACGATCCGCCAGAATATCGGCACCATTAATTAATAACAGGATACTGTTTTTATGGACAATACAAAAAATAAATCATCCCAGGAGAAGTATTACCTGTTCAAGGAACTGGACCCGAACATTCTTCAAAAAAAATTTCTCAATGCCCTGCTGAAAATCCAGAATGTCAGGCGTGGATCAATCTGGATCAAACGGGGCAGGACCTATGTCTGTGTTGAGGCCGCCGGTACTGACAGCGAAAATATTGTGGGGATTACCCTGGATGCAGACTCACCCTCCATTGTGGGCTGGGTAATTGAAAACGGTAAGATGACCATCGCCAAAGCGGATTCCGACCACCGTCACAACCGGGAGGTGGAAGCGCATTTCGCCATAAAGAGCAGCCAGATCCTGTGTTTTCCCTTACTGGTAAACGGACAGATCTTTGGGGCGGTACAGATCATTGACACCCACCCTGACGGTATTCATCTCAATCTGGATTCTTCATACCTTTCCCATGTTCAAAACCTGGTTGAAATCTGTTCCATAGCCTTGGGCAACGCCCTAAGTTATGCCAGGGAACAGAAAAAAAATCGCAGGCTTTCGTCGACCCTGTCCAGAATTGAAAAGAAAAATACCATTATCGGCCAGAGCAAAGCCTTCCACACAAGCATGGAGCTTGTCAAAAGCTATGCAGACACCGACTTCAATGTGCTGATAACAGGCGAAAGCGGCACCGGCAAGGAACTTGTGGCAGAACGCCTGCACAGGGACAGCGCCAGAGCGGATTATCCCTTCCTGGCCCAGAACTGCTCTGCCATTCCTGAAACCCTTCTGGAAAGCGAATTGTTCGGATATAAAAAAGGCGCATTTACCGGTGCAGCCCGGGACCGGGCCGGATTGTTTGAAGCTGCTGACGGCGGCACAGTGTTTCTGGATGAAATCGGGGATATGCCCATGGGGACCCAGGCCGGGCTTTTGCGGGTGCTGCAGAAAAATGAGATCAAACCATTGGGTTCCAGCACGGTCCAATTTATCAATGTCAGAATCATTGCAGCCACAAATAAGGACCTTGTTGGAATGATCCGGGAAAACCAATTCAGGCAGGACCTGTATTACCGCTTGTCCATACTGCCGATTCACCTACCGCCATTGCGGGAACGAAAGGAAGACATTCCGTTGCTGGCCCGGTATTTTCTAAGCACCGAAAGCAAAAAGGCAAAAATTTCTGAAAAAAAAATATCCCCTGAAGTCATACACCATCTGGTCGCGTATGCATGGCCGGGGAATATCCGGGAACTGGAAAATCTTATCCGGTATTTAATGGTTACAGCCCAAGACGAGGTGATAAGACCGGATGATTTGCCCGAACATATCCTTAAAGCCAATCCAAAGGGGATCACACAAAACACAAACCCTATGGATTCAGACCCCCAAA
This genomic window contains:
- a CDS encoding isoprenylcysteine carboxylmethyltransferase family protein, with translation MLLNIEKYRILISRIVAVFVLFFIVTTKSQWEINNEMFSFVLLFIGIVLVGIASLGRMWCSLYIAGYKDKQLITKGPYSICRNPLYFFSMVGVIGIGFCTETLIFPTLFIFLFSCYYPFVIKSEENRLRALFGAVFEKYTHDVPAFFPDISIFEEPETYEVNPGVYRIHIFSALWFVWSVGILEVIEGFRKTGLINALWNIY
- a CDS encoding response regulator transcription factor, which translates into the protein MNILIVDDDTGLLSQLKTTLQRKHYGVDTAENGEQALDKVFDISYNLILLDIMLPRMDGLSVLQEIRKSGMDMPILMLTARSDVQDRVKGLDYGADDYLAKPFSMAELMARIRAMLRRKGNKNPILEVGAVRLDTVKRSVFVDGEQIHLTAKEFSILEFLLHNKGSVVSRFNLAEHIWGEEFDPFSMSNYVDVHIKNLRKKLTAREDKPVIRTIRGIGFIIDEQV
- a CDS encoding amidohydrolase, with the protein product MKNDIFIHNGILLTMEDGLPVIENGFVHIKQGKIADCGPAVPGQVRNLTQNGARQIDACGGIIMPGLVNGHTHTPMSMFRGLADDLPLDVWLNEHIFPAETRDINPESVAQWTTHSCREMLAGGITTCCDGYFLESHAAKAMADSGIRAVAGQGVIDFPAPGVPDPSNNIGHAKDFIEKTGNLSPRISPSIFCHSPYTCSKQTLVAGKNLARDKGVLFQIHTAETRAEPGMIKENTGLSVIAYLDSLGILDPDTLLIHCVWLDENDIGIIAKRGCGVIHCPESNMKLASGVAPVPDMVTSGLTVGLGTDGCASNNDQDMFSEMDTAAKLHKAVRLDPCVMDARTCLKMATIDGAKALGLGDITGSIRPGKAADIIVVDTTGLHMTPMHDPYSGLVYAARASDVFWVMVDGKVRFNT
- a CDS encoding ATP-binding protein; translation: MKIRKKITLWISGAALFSTTVFSSIIFFELMQEPFKLIDKELFHMATVLVQRIKENTFYQGKLDLNTMPYDPNEYWIMAKDDQEKVLYRSKLTEFTDLSTTAGKAKFLIEKHIPRSRIWLKQDRNDDVMFRVIVVKKEINGRFVEIRIAKPIEDFEEELIRLGITIGISLLLCALFIFILSYALAGRILRPISAIINQSREISEKSLDKRIPLGKTKDELYELSVALNKMFDRIQHSFLRQKEFIGNASHELKSPITLLMLAQEDILISENLSSSAEESLINQLETSRRMSHLVKNLLDLSRMEQQNILHTKKMDLSELIKRVLDDYDDVLAEKQIHVHNRIATPCSIMGDPEKLFRLFVNLIDNAIRYNLPEKGVIEIRLVQSRTTVCIEILNAGLKIPEHDIPRLFEQFYRVEKSRSQALGGSGLGLAIARKIVSLHNGTIFIRNAPNQMIQTMVELPAEL
- a CDS encoding sigma-54-dependent Fis family transcriptional regulator, with the translated sequence MDNTKNKSSQEKYYLFKELDPNILQKKFLNALLKIQNVRRGSIWIKRGRTYVCVEAAGTDSENIVGITLDADSPSIVGWVIENGKMTIAKADSDHRHNREVEAHFAIKSSQILCFPLLVNGQIFGAVQIIDTHPDGIHLNLDSSYLSHVQNLVEICSIALGNALSYAREQKKNRRLSSTLSRIEKKNTIIGQSKAFHTSMELVKSYADTDFNVLITGESGTGKELVAERLHRDSARADYPFLAQNCSAIPETLLESELFGYKKGAFTGAARDRAGLFEAADGGTVFLDEIGDMPMGTQAGLLRVLQKNEIKPLGSSTVQFINVRIIAATNKDLVGMIRENQFRQDLYYRLSILPIHLPPLRERKEDIPLLARYFLSTESKKAKISEKKISPEVIHHLVAYAWPGNIRELENLIRYLMVTAQDEVIRPDDLPEHILKANPKGITQNTNPMDSDPQTNETQHLRDISAMTWPDLEKAYVRALMEKFNWNITWAAKASGINRSTFASRMRKLDINRSTGPPS
- the yaaA gene encoding peroxide stress protein YaaA, whose amino-acid sequence is MLSIMSPSKTMDLNCRSCVLQTHPHFISEARELSARLKKLSPADLEELMKISPRIAALTHKRFQAFSGNTVNDLARQALLVYKGDAFQGLDIDRYEDQDFEFTQKHIRILSGPYGLLRPMDLIEPHRLEIATRLSGPWGKNLYEFWTDRITQRLNTELEESDGAPVLVNLASNEYFKALQRKNLKAALITIQFKEKKENGFKVIAIHAKRARGLLADFIIREKIIKPEPLKEFACNGYAFNPELSTSETWLFSRE